TGTCCTAATTACACATTAGGATGTCCGTTATTATgataacacaatatatataGGAATATAACTCACACACCTAATGTACATTACTGATAATTATTCTGTACTATCAAAAACTTCTTGACTTGTGCTCAAGTGTCTTTAAACTTTGGTATAGAAGTAATTGATCTGCATACTGAATAGGACATTAACCATTTTTGTATTGCTCTGGAAAATCATGTCTTTAAAATTAGTTTAAGAACTGCAACAAGATATTATACCCAATCTTTCAATACATGCGTAATCAAACATTCACCATCCCATCCTgactctttttgtgtctcttagGAGGTTCAGTCCTTGAGGAACGAAGTGAAAGACCTGAAAGCAGCAATAGAGGAGCTGACCACCCGTGTGAAGGAGCTGGAGagctggagaaaaacaaactagaGGAAtttaataaacaagaaaaataaattaaatgcaaatgtcaacAGAGAAACAGTGGAGCAGTTGTTATGAAACTTCTGTGGCATGAAACttaattcttttttatttggtttgtctgatcaactttttaaatttctattttaatatatgcttttagtttaaaataaaatcctctgtattttcaaaatactgtttcgactttttttgtgaaataaaataaacatgaaacacatctttgaattaTGCCAacttttagttattttgattCATCGTcatataaaatgataaaaatacaaaatgagcaATAACAAATGGTATATAGCAAGTTTGAAATGTCTTGTAGACCTTTGAGAACATATCATCAGAGAAACACGTGCActcagatgaaaaataaaaacaagattgGAAAGAAGTAGACCTAATAGAAATGATAACACATGTAATAATCAAAAGGGTTGATCTTAAGAGTCTGGGCGATTCTTTAGATGCTTTGCTTAGTTTATCAGATGATTGTTCCTCTAACAAAtattctttttacattttctgaatctTACCTTTAAATTTGCACATTGGTGgttctttttaaagaaactttgaaagtcaaatatttcaagaaaaatacagaaaatatataaatctttCAGCTACAACATCATAGTCAATATCATTTATATTGTacagcaaacaaataaaacagcttaTTCTAAGATCACAAAACCTGTGTAATTTACAGAATgtataacatttgttttccttttccgtTACATCCAACTACCTAATGACCATCCCAGCACCTAAACATCACCAGCATAACTATAGAAGAAACCAATGATTGACAAtttcaatatttacatttcagtttttccccaaaacatcCCCTGATGTAATCCATTTGGCTGTTTGCCAGTCTTTCACCAACTATATCAACCCCCGCTAATTTATGTGTAACACCAGTCCCCTTTAAAAAAGATCTACACATAGTTTTTATTGGGGGCAGAGGCGCCATTGCTGTAGTACTTGGCGGTTCCACCGGAGCTAGAACTGCGCCTGCTGAAGCAGCAGGTCAGACCCCCGGCCAGAAGGAGCAGAATGCCAGCCACCCAACCAACAAAGATACATGGCCCCAGCTCCTTCTTCTGGGAAGAAGCCACCAAGGGGTTGTTGAAGTCTCGCACAACATTGTGGGCGAACCAGCTGACAGCGATGATCAGCAGAAGTCCGGCCAGAATCATGCCAATCCCAGACACCAGGCTGATCTTGGGCTTGACATCTTTGTTCTCTATGCAGGTAGTGAAGTCGGCCCCACAGAAGAGGATCAAGAGGCTGAGGCCG
The window above is part of the Eleginops maclovinus isolate JMC-PN-2008 ecotype Puerto Natales chromosome 16, JC_Emac_rtc_rv5, whole genome shotgun sequence genome. Proteins encoded here:
- the cldni gene encoding claudin i, translated to MGSAAVQILCVTLGVLGLIGTIVCCAIPGWKVSSFTGSTIVTAQSTQEGLWTSCVVQSTGQQQCKNFDSLLVLSSFLQAARAMTIISCMLTGLSLLILFCGADFTTCIENKDVKPKISLVSGIGMILAGLLLIIAVSWFAHNVVRDFNNPLVASSQKKELGPCIFVGWVAGILLLLAGGLTCCFSRRSSSSGGTAKYYSNGASAPNKNYV